From Methylobacterium radiodurans, a single genomic window includes:
- a CDS encoding LysR substrate-binding domain-containing protein → MAYASEAFRREAEGAASEVAGTVRLSVSDFVGIEVVPPMLAALRERHPRLAIELLLTNANTDLPGQEADVAVRMARPSQNSLVARHVGSIPLGFFASPPYLDRNGVPETVADLTRHAMVGPDRMPAYVAILDALSREAGGPLHVALRSDSHPAQLAAVRAGLGIGVVQVPVGERDLVRVFPERVVHDLDTWIVAHEDVRRSARIDALFNHLVEAFQAYCSR, encoded by the coding sequence ATGGCCTACGCGTCCGAGGCCTTCCGGCGCGAGGCCGAGGGCGCGGCGTCCGAGGTCGCCGGCACGGTCCGCCTCAGCGTCTCGGACTTCGTCGGCATCGAAGTCGTGCCGCCGATGCTGGCGGCTCTCCGCGAGCGCCACCCGCGCCTCGCGATCGAACTGCTCCTTACCAACGCCAACACCGACCTACCCGGCCAGGAGGCGGACGTGGCGGTGCGCATGGCACGGCCGAGCCAGAACTCGCTCGTGGCGCGCCACGTCGGCAGCATCCCGCTCGGGTTCTTCGCGTCGCCGCCCTACCTCGACCGGAACGGCGTTCCCGAGACCGTCGCGGACCTCACCCGGCACGCCATGGTCGGGCCGGACCGCATGCCGGCCTACGTCGCGATCCTGGACGCCCTGAGCCGCGAGGCGGGTGGGCCGTTGCATGTCGCCCTGCGCAGCGACAGCCATCCTGCGCAACTCGCCGCCGTGAGGGCCGGCCTCGGCATCGGGGTGGTGCAGGTGCCGGTCGGCGAGCGGGACCTCGTGCGCGTGTTTCCGGAGCGCGTGGTGCACGACCTCGACACGTGGATCGTGGCGCACGAGGACGTGCGGCGCA